The DNA window GGGTCGATGTCCCGGAACGCCAGGGTCGTGTCGGTCTCCCGGACGATGGTCGCCGGGATCTCCCCGGCGACGATGCGGCAGAACAGGCAGTCGGATCCCATCGGGGCATCGTAAGCGCTGCCCGGCGGCTCACCTCAAGTCCCCACGCGGCGACGCGATCCGCGCGCAGAGCCCGTTCGACCGGGTCGCCCGGCCGGAGGAGATCGCCGCCGCGGTGCACTGGCTGGCGAGCCCGGAGGCGGAGTGGGCCTCCGGCACGATCGTCGACCTCAACGGGGCGTCCTACCTGCGCACCTGAGCATCGGCAGCAGAACTCACCAGCGGCCGAGCCGGGCCGCCAGGACGCTGAGCGCGGCGACGCCGGCCGTGGAGGTGCGCAGCACCGCGGGGCCGAGGCGGACGGCGCGGGCGCCGGCCGCGCGGAAGGCGTCCAGCTCGGCCGGAGCGATGCCGCCCTCGGGGCCGACCACCAGCACGATCTCCCCGGCGGCGGGCAGCTCGGCGGCGGCCAGCCGCTCCTCGGCCTCCTCGTGCAGGACGAACGCGGCGGCGGCCCCGCCGATCCGGCGGGCCACGGTCGCGGTCGACTCGTCGGGAGCGCCCGCCACCACCGGCAGCCACGGGCGGCGGGCCTGCTTCGCCGCCTCCCGGGCGGTCGCCACCCACTTCTCCCGGGCCCGTACGCCCCGGTCCCCGCGCCACTGCGCCACCGAGCGGGACGCCGCCCACGGGACGATCTCGTCCACCCCGACCTCGGTCATCGCCTGCACGGCCAGCTCACCCCGGTCCCCCTTGGCGATGCCCTGCACCACGACGAGGCGGGGCACGGGCGCGTCCACGTATCCCCGGGAGGTGACGTCGAGCTCCAGGCTGCCCCGGCCGACGGCCCGGACCACCACGGCGGCGGTGCCGCCCCGGCCGTCGGCGAGCAGCAGCTCCTCGCCGACGCGCAGCCGCTGCACGGTGGCGGCGTGGTGGCCCTCGGGGCCGTCGAGCGTCAACTGGCCGGCGGTGGGCAGGGACTCGACCAGGAACAGCGGCGCGGACACGACCAGAAGGCTAGCCGCCCCGGCCGGCGCCGGGGCGGCTGGCCCGCACGGCTCAGGCGTGCCCGTTGAAGGCGTCGCGCATCCGGGAGAAGAAGCCGCCCTGCTTGCTCAGCTCGGCGACCTCCTCGCCCCGGGTCTTGGCGAACTCGCGCAGCATCCGCTCCTGGTCGGCGTCGAGCTTCGTCGGGGTACGCACGTCGAGGTGGACGTAGAGGTCGCCCCGGCCGGTGCCGCGCAGGTGCGGCACGCCCCGGGCGCGCAGCCGCAGCGTGCTGCCCGGCTGCGTGCCCGGCTTGACGTCGACCGTCTCCTCGCTGTCCAGCGTCTTGATGGTCAGCCGGGTGCCGAGGGCGGCGGCGGTCATCGGGACGGTGACCCGGCAGTGCAGGTCGTCGCCCTTGCGGGAGTACACGTCGTGCGGCCG is part of the Micromonospora olivasterospora genome and encodes:
- a CDS encoding 16S rRNA (uracil(1498)-N(3))-methyltransferase; translation: MSAPLFLVESLPTAGQLTLDGPEGHHAATVQRLRVGEELLLADGRGGTAAVVVRAVGRGSLELDVTSRGYVDAPVPRLVVVQGIAKGDRGELAVQAMTEVGVDEIVPWAASRSVAQWRGDRGVRAREKWVATAREAAKQARRPWLPVVAGAPDESTATVARRIGGAAAAFVLHEEAEERLAAAELPAAGEIVLVVGPEGGIAPAELDAFRAAGARAVRLGPAVLRTSTAGVAALSVLAARLGRW